From the bacterium genome, the window TGATACGGCAATGACATTTTCTACACCTAAATATTGAGCACATCGTTGTTCAAATTCGGCAACATATCTGCCATTAGTGATAATTCCTGAATCAAATGTTTCTTGTAATTCAGATTTTATCTCCTCTAATTTTGGCAGACCTGGTCGAGTAATTGGGAATAATTTCTGAAATGCTGGGTTACCACCTAAAATAGCGGGTTTATAATTCATTACGCCTCCTTATTATTCTGCCCGGGATACCTACAACCGTCACATTATCAGGCACATCTCTAATTATGACTGTGCCCGCACCAATGATAGAATTCTCACCAATAGTCAAATCATCAATCACTGTTGCTCCAATGCCAACAAAGGCATTTTTTTTAACCTTTACGCCACCAGCTAAATGCACCCCCGGAGCAATATGGACACCATCTTCAATAATACAATCATGCTCGACGATTGCCCCAGTATTGATAATAGCATTATTGCCAATTTTTACATCAGGATTGATTGAGACATTAGGCGAGATGACGATACCTTCACCTAAAATAGCACATTTTGAGATAACTGCGGAGGGATGAATTGCATTGATGAGTGAATAACCTATTTTTTTTGCCGCATCAGATAGTTCTATCCTCCTTTTATTATCTCCAAAGGCAACAATACAGCCATCTGCCTTATTTTTATACAATTCTGGTAAAAGAGATAACCCTCCTAAAATCTTAATTCCTTTAACTTCTGTTCCCCAGATTTGAGGATTATCACAGATATCAATAAAACATAAGATTTGAACATCTTTATTATACTGGAGAATATTTAACACCACCCGGCCTTGTTCCCCAGCACCTAAAATTATAACACGCATAAATCACCCCTAATTCTTTGTGTCTTTGAGACTGAATAGTTACTTATAGCACTTATTAATCGAAATTTGACATAGATATAGCGCTGAAATTCCAAATCACAAATTCCAAATTCCAAACAAATTCGAATGACCAAAATTCAAAACATTACCCCCCCATAGTTTGGTATTTAGTACTTGAAATTTGGTGCTTATTTGAGATTTGGTGCTTGGGATTTGGGATTTTTTACTTATCCACTCTGAGTAAAATTTTGACTAATAACTGCTATATAATCAAAAATTCTTCTTACACAAGATAAAACAAGACCCCACTATTTATATTTTTATAGCAGGGTCTTATTTTTTCATATTTTAAGTTTTTTTTCTTCTTATCAACGATAATTTTCATTGTTATTCCATTGCACTTTCCATCTTTTCGATATGTCCACTTGAGACTGCACCTTCAAATAACTTTTTAATTTGAGGTCCTAAGGCGATAAAAATAGCCACCACAATCACCGCAATCAAACCTATAATTAACCCATATTCCACCATTCCTTGACCTCTTTCTTTTCCTCTAAACCATTTTTTCAACAGGCTTTTCATCTTTTTCCCCACCTCCTTTAGATTTGGTAATTGGTTAATAGATACTATACTTTAGAGAGGCATATTTTGTGATTTCCTGTTACTATCAACTCAGGTTATCGGTTATCAGGTTATCGGTAAAGAGCAAGCAGTAGCCTGCTATCTCAAATTACCGATTACTTTAAATAATCACAATTTATACCCCACTGGAGTATACTTACCAATTCCTTGAATTTACTATATCATACTTTTAATTAATTGTCAAGTTAATTTTTTAAATATCCTAAAATTAACTCCTGCCAATTTGGGGTGATAATCTCA encodes:
- a CDS encoding Flp family type IVb pilin; the protein is MKSLLKKWFRGKERGQGMVEYGLIIGLIAVIVVAIFIALGPQIKKLFEGAVSSGHIEKMESAME
- a CDS encoding acetyltransferase, producing the protein MRVIILGAGEQGRVVLNILQYNKDVQILCFIDICDNPQIWGTEVKGIKILGGLSLLPELYKNKADGCIVAFGDNKRRIELSDAAKKIGYSLINAIHPSAVISKCAILGEGIVISPNVSINPDVKIGNNAIINTGAIVEHDCIIEDGVHIAPGVHLAGGVKVKKNAFVGIGATVIDDLTIGENSIIGAGTVIIRDVPDNVTVVGIPGRIIRRRNEL